One region of Opitutaceae bacterium genomic DNA includes:
- a CDS encoding TonB-dependent receptor plug domain-containing protein codes for MNIPYPQCCHFLRLLGMFGCCYLVLPPSIFAQAAASPDEEVIRLSEFTVSAEKDVGYATTNAIGVTRTNTALIDTPQAVAVINQEFLRDAMASELYDVLKYISGVAIESNVGDSVMIRGYVVRSQYTDGFADNQNQSQAGAEPFLFERLGPERPIRNCVWLACNWRST; via the coding sequence ATGAATATTCCATATCCACAGTGTTGCCACTTCCTTCGTTTGCTTGGCATGTTTGGTTGCTGCTATTTAGTCCTGCCTCCGTCCATCTTTGCACAAGCTGCAGCCTCACCCGATGAAGAGGTTATCCGGCTTTCCGAGTTTACTGTCTCAGCAGAGAAGGATGTAGGGTACGCAACCACGAACGCAATAGGCGTCACCCGCACCAATACAGCCCTTATCGACACACCACAGGCGGTAGCCGTCATCAATCAAGAGTTCTTGCGCGATGCGATGGCCAGCGAACTGTATGATGTTTTGAAATACATCAGTGGCGTGGCGATTGAATCAAACGTGGGCGATAGTGTGATGATTCGCGGCTATGTCGTGCGAAGTCAGTATACAGATGGATTTGCCGACAACCAAAATCAAAGTCAGGCTGGTGCGGAGCCATTCCTGTTCGAACGGCTTGGTCCTGAAAGGCCCATCCGCAATTGTGTATGGCTCGCATGCAACTGGCGGAGTACTTAA
- a CDS encoding TonB-dependent receptor yields the protein MNPWAPSYIKPVFNNGANSYRFIVDDSISFNANISYRFMRNDSWLNDTTVRLGVVNLTDETPPLTSDSRGYETGVYNLMARGRTLFAPDYQAVLTEDASHKLQAGSPRGRLFIWEGKEFPPSVSCLRRLHWCAAGPHNPRACRRV from the coding sequence ATGAATCCCTGGGCTCCAAGCTACATCAAGCCGGTGTTCAACAACGGCGCCAACAGCTACCGGTTCATCGTTGATGACTCGATCAGCTTCAACGCCAACATCTCCTATCGATTCATGAGGAACGACTCCTGGCTGAACGACACGACAGTCCGGCTGGGAGTCGTCAATCTGACGGACGAAACACCGCCGCTGACATCGGATTCGCGGGGATATGAGACCGGCGTCTACAATCTGATGGCCCGCGGGCGCACCCTATTCGCTCCAGATTACCAAGCGGTTCTGACCGAAGACGCATCGCACAAGCTTCAAGCCGGCTCCCCCCGGGGCCGGCTTTTCATTTGGGAAGGAAAAGAGTTTCCGCCCAGCGTCAGTTGCCTCCGACGGCTGCATTGGTGCGCCGCGGGTCCGCATAACCCACGCGCATGCCGTCGGGTTTGA
- a CDS encoding aldolase, translating to MARGEAVFTAKACFQDPELVELMASAGLDGIWICLEHKRISPDTLHGLIQACRLGGADAIIRLKPSSYTDVISVLESGASGVMIPRVLDPDEVRNCVNMIKFPPQGKRGCDAIHPDSAFGRAKPAEYFAHSNRETMLVVQIEEQEVVPHLEEIASIPNVDVLFIGPGDLSLGLGKFGSIDSPEVFAVIREVGAVCRRHGKVAGIPCAAEQVEKYRALSDIHSLMFSATIGV from the coding sequence ATGGCTCGTGGTGAAGCAGTATTCACCGCAAAGGCGTGTTTTCAGGATCCCGAACTCGTTGAGCTAATGGCTTCGGCTGGACTCGACGGAATTTGGATCTGTCTGGAGCACAAACGAATATCCCCTGATACGCTGCACGGCCTGATTCAAGCCTGTCGCCTGGGAGGAGCGGATGCAATCATACGGTTGAAACCGTCGAGTTATACAGACGTGATTTCAGTCCTTGAGAGTGGCGCTTCCGGAGTGATGATCCCTCGAGTGCTGGATCCTGATGAAGTTCGGAATTGCGTCAACATGATCAAGTTTCCTCCCCAAGGCAAACGGGGTTGTGATGCGATTCATCCAGATTCAGCATTTGGTCGCGCAAAACCGGCGGAATATTTTGCGCATTCCAACCGGGAAACGATGCTTGTGGTTCAGATTGAAGAGCAGGAGGTGGTGCCGCATCTTGAGGAGATCGCGTCTATTCCGAATGTTGATGTTCTCTTTATTGGCCCGGGTGATCTATCGCTCGGCCTTGGCAAATTCGGCTCCATCGACTCCCCGGAGGTGTTCGCGGTGATTCGTGAGGTTGGTGCTGTATGCCGACGCCACGGCAAGGTTGCAGGCATCCCGTGTGCCGCGGAGCAGGTCGAAAAATACCGTGCTCTCTCGGATATTCATTCTTTAATGTTTTCAGCGACTATCGGGGTGTGA
- a CDS encoding TonB-dependent receptor plug domain-containing protein, which yields MNVLPNRGLDRIEVLRDGASSIYGTDAVAGVINTITQRNFAGTELVLRYGETEDGDGREVRATLTHGLKFHNGRGRAMVVLDLYDRDPIYARDRAFSAEADHSARAPAPGMCPRTPPSTPALPQASSATSSWARSPTACSRQGARPAFPRRSPQPAGSSTWYRPQPAWVSRLPALPAQESPARIIGTTTPIA from the coding sequence GTGAATGTGCTCCCCAATCGCGGACTTGACCGCATCGAGGTCCTCCGCGACGGCGCATCGTCGATCTATGGCACCGACGCGGTCGCCGGTGTCATCAACACCATCACGCAACGCAACTTTGCCGGGACCGAACTCGTCCTCCGCTATGGAGAAACGGAGGACGGCGATGGACGCGAGGTGCGCGCGACGCTCACGCATGGCCTCAAGTTCCACAACGGACGCGGACGCGCCATGGTCGTCCTTGATCTCTATGACAGGGATCCGATCTACGCGCGGGATCGCGCCTTTTCCGCAGAGGCCGATCATTCCGCACGAGCGCCAGCTCCCGGAATGTGTCCACGGACACCACCTTCAACGCCCGCTCTGCCACAAGCGAGTTCGGCAACTTCATCATGGGCACGCTCACCGACGGCGTGTTCAAGACAGGGCGCACGGCCGGCATTCCCTCGTCGCTCGCCGCAACCAGCGGGCAGTTCTACCTGGTACCGACCGCAACCGGCGTGGGTTTCCAGACTTCCAGCCCTTCCCGCGCAGGAATCACCAGCACGTATTATTGGAACAACAACACCTATCGCGTGA
- a CDS encoding MFS transporter, which produces MTSNPLPLPAAGCQTPEKSDRWGMVVFLALASAVNYADRTAMSTVLPALRSELGLSDVALGLLGSFFLWSYAVFSPIAGVLADRLSRSAVVTFSLVAWSVVTALTGLVPGFNSLLVLRVALGVSECLFLPAAYALIAQFHALSTRARAMSLISIGVNGGVVIGGAAAGFLAEHWGWRASFLVFGAMGLVLAMLAKRFLPGAATIGGVGPMPASASFPSSTVVAGTAAAFARPNLPPPAL; this is translated from the coding sequence ATGACATCCAACCCGCTTCCATTGCCTGCGGCCGGATGCCAGACGCCCGAGAAGAGCGACCGTTGGGGGATGGTTGTGTTCCTAGCCCTTGCTTCGGCTGTCAACTATGCGGACCGCACGGCCATGTCCACTGTTTTGCCCGCTTTGCGGAGCGAACTCGGCCTGTCCGACGTCGCGCTGGGCTTGCTAGGCTCATTCTTTCTTTGGTCCTATGCGGTCTTTTCACCGATTGCCGGTGTCCTTGCTGACAGGCTCTCTCGCTCAGCTGTGGTCACGTTCAGTCTCGTGGCTTGGAGTGTTGTCACGGCGCTCACAGGATTGGTTCCGGGGTTCAATTCCCTGCTGGTCCTGCGCGTCGCCCTGGGAGTTTCAGAATGTCTCTTTCTTCCGGCAGCATACGCGCTGATTGCGCAGTTCCATGCCCTGTCGACCCGGGCACGTGCGATGAGTTTGATTTCAATCGGCGTTAATGGAGGAGTTGTGATCGGTGGAGCGGCAGCTGGATTTCTCGCAGAACACTGGGGCTGGCGCGCATCATTCTTGGTGTTTGGTGCAATGGGCCTCGTGCTGGCCATGCTTGCAAAGCGGTTCCTGCCGGGAGCGGCCACGATTGGAGGAGTCGGACCGATGCCTGCCAGTGCCAGCTTTCCATCGTCCACAGTTGTGGCCGGCACTGCGGCAGCTTTTGCGCGTCCGAACCTACCACCTCCTGCTCTTTGA
- a CDS encoding MFS transporter, with protein sequence MVGSQTGWLRARTERRLLVFAFCYFAAAPPLLLFLAHPGFATIAIAISLFALFRGIGQANDKPILCEIVPEHLRATAIGLMNACATGIGGCGVFLAGVLKGALGLQAIFASVAVLFVIAGIALLLAYHFTGAEDIHRARENESASVASASS encoded by the coding sequence GTGGTTGGATCTCAGACCGGCTGGCTTCGCGCCCGCACGGAACGGCGATTGCTCGTATTTGCCTTTTGTTATTTCGCAGCAGCACCACCACTCCTTCTTTTCCTGGCTCACCCCGGCTTCGCTACCATTGCGATCGCAATTTCACTTTTTGCACTGTTTCGCGGCATCGGTCAGGCCAATGACAAGCCTATTCTATGCGAAATTGTACCCGAACATCTGCGGGCAACGGCGATAGGACTCATGAACGCATGCGCCACGGGTATTGGTGGCTGCGGAGTATTTCTTGCAGGAGTCCTCAAAGGCGCGCTTGGACTACAGGCAATATTTGCGTCCGTTGCAGTGTTGTTCGTAATCGCGGGAATCGCTCTGCTGCTGGCCTACCACTTCACTGGCGCTGAGGACATTCATAGGGCAAGGGAGAATGAGTCAGCCAGCGTCGCATCGGCCTCCTCATAG